A part of Aegilops tauschii subsp. strangulata cultivar AL8/78 chromosome 2, Aet v6.0, whole genome shotgun sequence genomic DNA contains:
- the LOC109749636 gene encoding importin subunit beta-1-like — protein sequence MDESIDVNDALTHASNPDNNIRSIGEDMLKRLQNRDLPNFLLYLSSELVREGIPEESRVLAAITLKNSLDSKDPALKDAHKDLLCLKWLSVDKSIRLEIKNNLLMTLEIDSRPSHSRHPSSKVIAEVIARVACMEIPRNQWLDLVGKLMDNMASLSSSLKQATLEVLQYIFKAKIPNVVKRDQVDDVIASVISALNDEVLGSQVLLAALKALHNIFEFTKFEDHDWRGAIEAVFAVAYRTSGTEIPEAAFEYLVAIASTCHTKFEPDIEVLMCITTQALNGDVESLKVQCIKLWITICEKEIDWLEEEEEEEEEKEEKEDKDESYFTGPLYSLVPLLLQTYLNEEERDLEQMDIWKQGDEDEGDGNISLTGEQEEEGDENVEQKGVNLEDNWEQEEDETLQVISMTCLGLAARILKGGVVPTVMHFVEENMNGPHKIAALSPLGFILEGPSVKQLAPLVDLLLALMEYQAEGVRGRAAWTLGRLFELVGAHRIMRNEVVSLDRIMELLIERSCDVPQVSIEVHGALYFLARGYGEDAKSRSKSNSCELSPFVKPLIDALMRASDLARETPFSFLASPYKALGEIVKVSDTRDLQVWEALMGLMSRIMRRFNTVLHGHGAISSLQRKNQLEVLLCGLVEVLIHKLGDTLEGSAKCLLLLLCPLLTRESTCARNGAALAIGALAHAIGADFGQHMPMVLQYFSVKRLSPLYLEVICDICHVLGKEGKEEEVVPCFDHIMEVLYQGMVELTLQPLILSSIGQIALSLGEKFEKYLPPVMEKLLVMEKAVQLDQDPHEDHSNKVREAICKAYHGIIRGISDAKSGFKVGMALLEFSEQERKRRERRTVTARDERIMTALVDALSQLPPRVGVWSEAFILSVQQANTPSAN from the exons ATGGATGAATCAATTGATGTGAATGATGCTCTCACACATGCTTCCAACCCAGATAACAACATAAGGTCAATAGGAGAAGACATGCTAAAGCGGCTTCAAAATCGTGATCTTCCCAACTTTCTGCTATATTTATCATCTGAGCTCGTGAGGGAGGGGATTCCAGAAGAGTCTAGGGTACTTGCTGCCATCACCCTTAAGAACTCCTTGGACTCGAAGGATCCTGCACTCAAGGATGCACACAAGGATCTACTTTGTCTAAAATGGCTCAGCGTGGATAAATCTATCCGATTAGAGATTAAGAATAACTTGCTCATGACACTAGAAATTGATTCAAGGCCATCTCATTCAAGGCACCCCTCGTCAAAAGTTATTGCAGAAGTTATTGCGAGGGTTGCATGCATGGAGATACCCCGGAATCAGTGGCTGGACCTTGTTGGTAAATTAATGGACAACATGGCAAGTTTATCTTCTTCCCTAAAGCAAGCAACTCTAGAGGTGCTCCAGTATATCTTCAAGGCAAAGATCCCTAACGTTGTCAAGCGGGATCAAGTGGATGATGTTATTGCTAGTGTCATCAGTGCACTGAACGACGAGGTGCTAGGTTCTCAAGTCCTTCTGGCAGCCCTTAAAGCTTTACACAACATTTTTGAGTTTACTAAGTTTGAAGACCATGATTGGAGAGGTGCTATAGAGGCAGTTTTTGCTGTGGCTTATAGAACATCTGGAACAGAGATCCCAGAGGCAGCATTTGAGTACCTCGTTGCAATTGCATCCACTTGTCATACCAAATTCGAACCCGACATAGAAGTGCTGATGTGTATTACAACGCAAGCTTTGAATGGAGATGTGGAATCACTTAAAGTCCAATGTATCAAGTTGTGGATCACTATTTGCGAAAAAGAGATTGATtggctagaagaagaagaagaagaagaagaagaaaaagaagaaaaagaagataAAGATGAATCTTACTTTACTGGTCCTCTCTATTCATTGGTCCCACTTCTCCTACAAACTTACTTAAATGAAGAAGAGAGGGATTTAGAACAAATGGACATTTGGAAACAGGGAGATGAAGATGAGGGAGATGGAAACATTTCTCTGACCGGGGAACAAGAAGAAGAGGGAGATGAAAATGTGGAACAAAAGGGAGTAAACCTTGAAGACAATTGGGAACAAGAGGAAGATGAGACTTTACAAGTCATTTCCATGACATGCCTAGGCCTTGCAGCTAGAATTCTGAAGGGTGGAGTTGTCCCCACTGTGATGCATTTTGTTGAGGAGAACATGAATGGGCCACATAAGATAGCTGCATTGTCTCCATTAGGTTTTATCCTCGAAGGTCCCTCAGTCAAGCAGCTTGCTCCTCTAGTTGATTTATTGCTTGCCTTGATGGAATATCAGGCGGAAGGTGTAAGAGGCAGGGCTGCATGGACTCTTGGGCGGCTGTTTGAGCTTGTGGGTGCACATAGAATCATGAGAAATGAGGTGGTGTCCCTGGATAGGATCATGGAGCTCTTGATAGAGAGGAGCTGTGATGTCCCTCAAGTGTCCATTGAAGTGCATGGAGCTCTATATTTTCTTGCACGAGGTTATGGAGAAGATGCAAAGTCAAGGTCAAAGTCAAATTCATGTGAGCTTTCACCTTTTGTTAAGCCTCTTATTGATGCTCTCATGCGTGCTTCCGATCTGGCTAGGGAGACCCCTTTTAGTTTCCTAGCATCTCCTTATAAAGCATTGGGTGAGATTGTGAAAGTTAGTGACACCCGGGACTTACAAGTTTGGGAGGCTCTTATGGGCTTGATGTCTCGTATCATGAGGAGATTCAACACTGTGCTTCATGGTCATGGTGCAATTTCATCTCTTCAGAGGAAGAACCAACTTGAGGTCTTGCTGTGTGGTCTAGTTGAAGTCTTAATCCACAAGCTTGGAGATACACTTGAGGGGTCTGCTAAATGTTTGTTGCTGTTATTGTGCCCTCTCTTAACCCGTGAGAGTACATGTGCACGTAATGGAGCAGCCCTTGCCATTGGTGCTCTTGCTCATGCCATTGGTGCTGATTTTGGACAACACATGCCTATGGTGCTACAATATTTCAGTGTGAAGCGACTCTCTCCACTTTATTTAGAAGTTATATGTGATATATGCCATGTCTTGGGAAAAGAGGGAAAAGAGGAAGAAGTTGTGCCGTGCTTTGATCATATTATGGAAGTTCTGTATCAAGGTATGGTAGAATTGACACTTCAACCTCTAATTCTATCAAGCATTGGACAGATTGCTCTTTCTCTTGGTGAAAAGTTTGAGAAGTACCTGCCTCCAGTTATGGAAAAGCTTTTAGTTATGGAAAAGGCTGTTCAACTCGATCAGGATCCTCATGAGGATCATAGTAACAAGGTTAGAGAGGCAATATGTAAGGCCTACCATGGCATAATAAGGGGAATAAGTGATGCAAAGTCTGGATTCAAGGTAGGAATGGCTCTACTTGAATTCAGTGAACAGGAGAGAAAGAGAAG GGAGAGAAGGACCGTGACAGCAAGGGACGAAAGGATCATGACAGCACTAGTTGATGCCTTGTCTCAGCTTCCTCCTAGAGTGGGCGTTTGGTCAGAGGCGTTTATTCTATCGGTGCAGCAAGCAAATACTCCCTCTGCAAACTAA